One Bombus fervidus isolate BK054 chromosome 5, iyBomFerv1, whole genome shotgun sequence DNA window includes the following coding sequences:
- the Nsd gene encoding nuclear receptor binding SET domain protein isoform X1, whose translation MNTINRVNSKVGITIESRFGELDRNLGTTCSNFKNDPKDFSTNFSKTSPGRSRYGRTIKPKSPKNEVATSSKNSKMPRNRKYQNSPDSSNDSTDENNTVNDMDDTSDSSTSLSIMEDTTPKLVDSPIQCNWILGQLAWARVGNFPFWPCVITLDPVLMVYHRLKATARSQTLMIHVQYFGDKGRHSWVSSNSMIPFTNLADFKKLSESITAEVKKRDAKYAAAFIVKPGIKSKWESAIEEAMEVESMSNDDRAHVFKPKEKSIRNKSSKISEEKDKANKRKNSSDSNGPDFKRARQDNVYEVDKEKTDGTKQKMLKYIENGKNHSKLNSDTPPLSPLSQRDSNDEISLVQKVEFRTEEDVDGVFEVYYERNRDMLEDEYPDASEHDIKKYLKKTWDNMNSSFRKKYRSYVTSDTTSAHTKENSLNNEDDLLLEMNGSAKDNKRSRIKVEKEEISVSETKRNRPYNLFKGTKQEKVCQICEKTGKLTRCKGPCYSYFHLSCVKPGESSPEHSVDENIMDDKILDDINEIKQSNTDNDENNGKSEEQEDEFFKCIDCLSGVAPACFICNEREGDRIRCSVLACGKHYHSSCLKSWPQSHWQGGRLTCPYHVCHTCSSDNPQDSHSRAPNEKLARCVRCPSSYHTSTSCLPAGSVILTGSQIVCPKHYQAPQPPVNAAWCFLCTRGGSLICCDTCPTSFHLECLGIDAPDGAFICEDCETGRLPLYGEVVWVKLGNYRWWPSRICYPHEIPENIEAIPHSPGKFCVMFLGSNNYHWIHRGRAFLYQDGDANIKPPIGKKNRDDTYRKALEEANEIHQRLKIERAAAKDHGPRGLKPPHYVKLKMNKPVGNVKPAEVESIVACDCDAEWENPCAPGTDCLNRILLVECSPGICPAGAKCKNQAFVQRQYPAMEPFHTVGRGWGLRSLEHIKAGQFVIEYVGEVIDEAEYKRRLHRKKELKNENFYFLTIDNNRMIDAEPKGNLSRFMNHSCSPNCETQKWTVNGDTRIGLFALCDIERGEELTFNYNLACDGETRKPCLCGAPNCSGFIGLKVQKPQVTTPSTTGIQQKKFDKIDKMKRQKRLRKHVLCWSCGQEIEKLTEFVVCDQKTCNKKYHKSCVIIDDTDSRFSCPWHHCAECRRRTSAHCSFCSAAFCQVHLDGNLFEYSEKAGFVCKLHESMDMQRSAEDEKDYSDNDTETDKEHSSTGSNSPLIIMEKSVPREPSPRVSIIEVHPSSEESEESQKEDDEEATQSTNFMPCEYSSKSMKRKELHRLSLRLKGEKDQVEKFSNLTSSQLEAIIGGSLFE comes from the exons ATGAATACTATCAACAGAGTAAATAGCAAGGTGGGCATAACAATTGAATCAAGATTTGGCGAATTGGACAGAAATTTGGGAACAACCTGCAGTAACTTTAAAAATGACCCAAAGGACTTCAGTACCAATTTTAGTAAAACTTCACCTGGTAGAAGTCGGTATGGCAGAACAATAAAACCCAAGTCTCCTAAGAATGAGGTTGCCACTTCCTCAAAG AATTCTAAAATGCCAAGGAAtcgtaaatatcaaaattcacCAGATAGTAGCAACGATAGTACAGATGAAAATAATACAGTTAACGATATGGATGATACAAGTGATTCTTCTACTAGTTTAAGTATTATGGAGGACACTACTCCAAAATTGGTTGATTCTCCTATACAGTGTAATTGGATATTAGGTCAATTAGCATGGGCCAGAGTTGGTAATTTTCCTTTTTGGCCTTGTGTTATAACACTTGATCCAGTTCTAATGGTATATCATAGATTAAAAG CTACTGCCAGATCACAAACGCTAATGATACATGTCCAATACTTTGGCGATAAAGGACGTCACAGTTGGGTTTCATCAAACTCTATGATTCCATTTACAAATCTTGCagactttaaaaaattatcagaaTCAATAACTGCAGAAGTAAAGAAGAGAGATGCTAAATATGCCGCAGCATTTATTGTTAAGCCTGGTATAAAGTCAAAATGGGAAAGTGCGATCGAAGAAGCTATGGAAGTTGAATCAATGAGTAATGATGATAGAGCACATGTTTTTAAACCAAAGGAAAAGAGTATAAGAAATAAGTCATCTAAAATATCAGAGGAAAAGGATAAagctaataaaagaaaaaactcaAGTGATTCAAATGGTCCTGATTTTAAACGTGCTAGACAAgataat GTATATGAAGTAGATAAAGAGAAAACAGATGGAACTAAACAAAAAATGCTTAAATACATTGAGAATGGTAAAAATCATTCGAAACTTAATTCAGATACTCCTCCGTTATCTCCCTTAAGTCAAAGAGATTCCAATGACGAAATCTCTCTCGTGCAAAAGGTTGAATTTCGTACTGAAGAGGATGTAGATGGTGTCTTTGAAGTTTATTACGAACGGAATCGAGATATGTTAGAAGACGAATATCCGGATGCGTCGGAACacgatattaagaaatatttaaaaaagactTGGGATAATATGAATTCTTCTTTTCGCAAAAAATATCGATCATATGTAACATCAGACACTACTAGTGCtcatacaaaagaaaattcattaaacAACGAAGACGACTTATTATTAGAAATGAATGGAAGTGCTAAAGATAATAAAAGGTCAAGAATTAAAGTTGAAAAGGAAGAGATAAGTGTTtcagaaacgaaaagaaatagaCCTTATAATCTTTTCAAAGGAACAAAGCAAGAGAAAGTTTGTCAAATATGTGAAAAAACTGGGAAATTAACTAGGTGTAAAGGTCCTTGCTATTCATATTTTCACCTTTCTTGTGTGAAACCAGGAGAATCTAGTCCAGAGCATTCTGTTGATGAGAATATAATGGATGATAAAATTCTCGatgatataaatgaaattaaacaaagCAATACTGATAATGATGAGAATAATG GTAAATCAGAAGAGCAAGAGGACGAGTTCTTTAAATGTATTGATTGCTTATCAGGTGTAGCACCTGCTTGCTTTATATGTaacgaaagagaaggagaTAGAATAAGATGTTCTGTGTTAGCTTGTGGAAAACATTATCATTCGTCTTGCTTGAAATCGTGGCCACAG TCTCATTGGCAAGGAGGCCGCTTAACTTGCCCATATCATGTATGTCATACATGCAGTTCAGACAATCCTCAGGATAGTCATTCGAGAGCTCCAAACGAGAAATTAGCACGATGCGTTCGTTGTCCTTCATCCTACCATACATCTACATCTTGTTTACCTGCTGGTTCGGTAATTTTAACTGGCAGCCAGATAGTTTGTCCGAAGCATTACCAAGCCCCACAACCTCCAGTAAACGCGGCATGGTGCTTTTTATGTACAAGAGGCGGAAGTCTTATCTGTTGCGATACATGTCCAACGTCATTTCATTTGGAATGTTTAG GTATTGATGCTCCAGATGGTGCATTTATTTGTGAAGATTGTGAAACAGGCAGATTGCCTCTGTATGGAGAAGTTGTATGGGTTAAACTTGGTAATTACCGTTGGTGGCCATCTCGTATTTGTTATCCTCATGAAATTCCTGAAAACATAGAAGCTATACCTCACAGTCCTGGTAAATTTTGCGTAATGTTTTTAGGATCAAATAATTATCATTGGATTCATAG aggACGCGCTTTTCTTTATCAAGATGGTGATGCAAACATAAAACCACCAATTGGTAAAAAAAATAGGGATGATACTTATCGTAAAGCATTAGAAGAAGCTAATGAGATTCATCAGCGTTTAAAGATCGAAAGAGCTGCAGCTAAAGACCATGGACCAAGAGGATTGAAACCTCCACATTATGTCAAATTAAAG ATGAATAAACCGGTTGGCAACGTAAAGCCAGCAGAGGTTGAAAGCATCGTTGCGTGCGATTGTGATGCAGAATGGGAAAATCCATGTGCTCCAGGCACAGATTGTCTTAATCGAATATTATTAGTTGAATGTAGCCCTGGTATTTGCCCAGCTGGTGCCAAATGTAAAAATCAAGCATTTGTACAAAGACAATATCCAGCTATGGAACCATTTCATACTGTAGGACGTGGTTGGGGTCTTAGAAGTTTAGAACATATTAAAGCTGGTCAGTTTGTTATAGAATATGTAGGTGAAGTTATAGATGAAGCTGAATACAAACGAAGACTACATAGGAAGAAGGAATTAAAGAacgagaatttttattttttaactatagataataatagaatGATCGACGCTGAACCAAAAGGCAATTTAAGTCGGTTTATGA ATCATTCGTGTTCACCAAATTGCGAAACGCAAAAATGGACAGTTAATGGAGATACGCGTATAGGTCTGTTTGCATTATGCGATATCGAGCGCGGCGAAGAATTGacctttaattataatttagctTGTGATGGAGAAACTCGAAAGCCCTGCCTTTGTGGAGCGCCAAATTGTAGTGGTTTTATAGGTTTAAAAGTACAGAAACCACAAGTAACTACACCTTCAACAACAGGAATTCAACagaaaaaatttgataaaatcgataaaatgaaACGTCAAAAAAG gtTGAGGAAGCATGTACTGTGTTGGAGTTGTGGGCAGGAAATTGAAAAGTTGACAGAGTTTGTCGTTTGCGATCAAAAGACATGCAATAAAAAGTATCATAAATCTTGCGTGATCATTGATGATACAGATTCGAGATTCAGTTGTCCTTGGCATCATTGTGCAGAGTGTCGTCGTAGAACATCTGCACATTGTTCGTTTTGCAGTGCTGCTTTTTGTCAAG TACATCTGGATGGGAATTTATTTGAGTACAGTGAAAAAGCTGGTTTTGTCTGTAAGTTGCATGAAAGTATGGATATGCAAAGATCTGCTGAAGATGAAAAAGATTATTCGGATAATGATACTGAAACAGACAAAGAACACTCTTCTACAGGTTCCAATAGTCCATTGATCATAATGGAAAAATCAGTACCGCGTGAACCCTCACCAAGAGTTTCCATAATAGAG GTTCATCCGAGTAGTGAGGAAAGTGAAGAATCTCAAAAAGAAGATGATGAAGAAGCAACGCAGTCTACAAATTTTATGCCTTGTGAATACAGCTCGAAAagtatgaaaagaaaagaattgcaCCGATTATCTTTAAGattgaaaggagaaaaagatcaggtagaaaaatttagtaatCTTACATCTAGTCAATTGGAGGCTATAATCGGTGGCAGTTTATTTGAATGA
- the Nsd gene encoding nuclear receptor binding SET domain protein isoform X4 yields MNTINRVNSKVGITIESRFGELDRNLGTTCSNFKNDPKDFSTNFSKTSPGRSRYGRTIKPKSPKNEVATSSKNSKMPRNRKYQNSPDSSNDSTDENNTVNDMDDTSDSSTSLSIMEDTTPKLVDSPIQCNWILGQLAWARVGNFPFWPCVITLDPVLMVYHRLKATARSQTLMIHVQYFGDKGRHSWVSSNSMIPFTNLADFKKLSESITAEVKKRDAKYAAAFIVKPGIKSKWESAIEEAMEVESMSNDDRAHVFKPKEKSIRNKSSKISEEKDKANKRKNSSDSNGPDFKRARQDNVYEVDKEKTDGTKQKMLKYIENGKNHSKLNSDTPPLSPLSQRDSNDEISLVQKVEFRTEEDVDGVFEVYYERNRDMLEDEYPDASEHDIKKYLKKTWDNMNSSFRKKYRSYVTSDTTSAHTKENSLNNEDDLLLEMNGSAKDNKRSRIKVEKEEISVSETKRNRPYNLFKGTKQEKVCQICEKTGKLTRCKGPCYSYFHLSCVKPGESSPEHSVDENIMDDKILDDINEIKQSNTDNDENNGKSEEQEDEFFKCIDCLSGVAPACFICNEREGDRIRCSVLACGKHYHSSCLKSWPQSHWQGGRLTCPYHVCHTCSSDNPQDSHSRAPNEKLARCVRCPSSYHTSTSCLPAGSVILTGSQIVCPKHYQAPQPPVNAAWCFLCTRGGSLICCDTCPTSFHLECLGIDAPDGAFICEDCETGRLPLYGEVVWVKLGNYRWWPSRICYPHEIPENIEAIPHSPGKFCVMFLGSNNYHWIHRGRAFLYQDGDANIKPPIGKKNRDDTYRKALEEANEIHQRLKIERAAAKDHGPRGLKPPHYVKLKMNKPVGNVKPAEVESIVACDCDAEWENPCAPGTDCLNRILLVECSPGICPAGAKCKNQAFVQRQYPAMEPFHTVGRGWGLRSLEHIKAGQFVIEYVGEVIDEAEYKRRLHRKKELKNENFYFLTIDNNRMIDAEPKGNLSRFMNHSCSPNCETQKWTVNGDTRIGLFALCDIERGEELTFNYNLACDGETRKPCLCGAPNCSGFIGLKVQKPQVTTPSTTGIQQKKFDKIDKMKRQKRLRKHVLCWSCGQEIEKLTEFVVCDQKTCNKKYHKSCVIIDDTDSRFSCPWHHCAECRRRTSAHCSFCSAAFCQVHLDGNLFEYSEKAGFVCKLHESMDMQRSAEDEKDYSDNDTETDKEHSSTGSNSPLIIMEKSVPREPSPRVSIIEHPLPDIGSSEK; encoded by the exons ATGAATACTATCAACAGAGTAAATAGCAAGGTGGGCATAACAATTGAATCAAGATTTGGCGAATTGGACAGAAATTTGGGAACAACCTGCAGTAACTTTAAAAATGACCCAAAGGACTTCAGTACCAATTTTAGTAAAACTTCACCTGGTAGAAGTCGGTATGGCAGAACAATAAAACCCAAGTCTCCTAAGAATGAGGTTGCCACTTCCTCAAAG AATTCTAAAATGCCAAGGAAtcgtaaatatcaaaattcacCAGATAGTAGCAACGATAGTACAGATGAAAATAATACAGTTAACGATATGGATGATACAAGTGATTCTTCTACTAGTTTAAGTATTATGGAGGACACTACTCCAAAATTGGTTGATTCTCCTATACAGTGTAATTGGATATTAGGTCAATTAGCATGGGCCAGAGTTGGTAATTTTCCTTTTTGGCCTTGTGTTATAACACTTGATCCAGTTCTAATGGTATATCATAGATTAAAAG CTACTGCCAGATCACAAACGCTAATGATACATGTCCAATACTTTGGCGATAAAGGACGTCACAGTTGGGTTTCATCAAACTCTATGATTCCATTTACAAATCTTGCagactttaaaaaattatcagaaTCAATAACTGCAGAAGTAAAGAAGAGAGATGCTAAATATGCCGCAGCATTTATTGTTAAGCCTGGTATAAAGTCAAAATGGGAAAGTGCGATCGAAGAAGCTATGGAAGTTGAATCAATGAGTAATGATGATAGAGCACATGTTTTTAAACCAAAGGAAAAGAGTATAAGAAATAAGTCATCTAAAATATCAGAGGAAAAGGATAAagctaataaaagaaaaaactcaAGTGATTCAAATGGTCCTGATTTTAAACGTGCTAGACAAgataat GTATATGAAGTAGATAAAGAGAAAACAGATGGAACTAAACAAAAAATGCTTAAATACATTGAGAATGGTAAAAATCATTCGAAACTTAATTCAGATACTCCTCCGTTATCTCCCTTAAGTCAAAGAGATTCCAATGACGAAATCTCTCTCGTGCAAAAGGTTGAATTTCGTACTGAAGAGGATGTAGATGGTGTCTTTGAAGTTTATTACGAACGGAATCGAGATATGTTAGAAGACGAATATCCGGATGCGTCGGAACacgatattaagaaatatttaaaaaagactTGGGATAATATGAATTCTTCTTTTCGCAAAAAATATCGATCATATGTAACATCAGACACTACTAGTGCtcatacaaaagaaaattcattaaacAACGAAGACGACTTATTATTAGAAATGAATGGAAGTGCTAAAGATAATAAAAGGTCAAGAATTAAAGTTGAAAAGGAAGAGATAAGTGTTtcagaaacgaaaagaaatagaCCTTATAATCTTTTCAAAGGAACAAAGCAAGAGAAAGTTTGTCAAATATGTGAAAAAACTGGGAAATTAACTAGGTGTAAAGGTCCTTGCTATTCATATTTTCACCTTTCTTGTGTGAAACCAGGAGAATCTAGTCCAGAGCATTCTGTTGATGAGAATATAATGGATGATAAAATTCTCGatgatataaatgaaattaaacaaagCAATACTGATAATGATGAGAATAATG GTAAATCAGAAGAGCAAGAGGACGAGTTCTTTAAATGTATTGATTGCTTATCAGGTGTAGCACCTGCTTGCTTTATATGTaacgaaagagaaggagaTAGAATAAGATGTTCTGTGTTAGCTTGTGGAAAACATTATCATTCGTCTTGCTTGAAATCGTGGCCACAG TCTCATTGGCAAGGAGGCCGCTTAACTTGCCCATATCATGTATGTCATACATGCAGTTCAGACAATCCTCAGGATAGTCATTCGAGAGCTCCAAACGAGAAATTAGCACGATGCGTTCGTTGTCCTTCATCCTACCATACATCTACATCTTGTTTACCTGCTGGTTCGGTAATTTTAACTGGCAGCCAGATAGTTTGTCCGAAGCATTACCAAGCCCCACAACCTCCAGTAAACGCGGCATGGTGCTTTTTATGTACAAGAGGCGGAAGTCTTATCTGTTGCGATACATGTCCAACGTCATTTCATTTGGAATGTTTAG GTATTGATGCTCCAGATGGTGCATTTATTTGTGAAGATTGTGAAACAGGCAGATTGCCTCTGTATGGAGAAGTTGTATGGGTTAAACTTGGTAATTACCGTTGGTGGCCATCTCGTATTTGTTATCCTCATGAAATTCCTGAAAACATAGAAGCTATACCTCACAGTCCTGGTAAATTTTGCGTAATGTTTTTAGGATCAAATAATTATCATTGGATTCATAG aggACGCGCTTTTCTTTATCAAGATGGTGATGCAAACATAAAACCACCAATTGGTAAAAAAAATAGGGATGATACTTATCGTAAAGCATTAGAAGAAGCTAATGAGATTCATCAGCGTTTAAAGATCGAAAGAGCTGCAGCTAAAGACCATGGACCAAGAGGATTGAAACCTCCACATTATGTCAAATTAAAG ATGAATAAACCGGTTGGCAACGTAAAGCCAGCAGAGGTTGAAAGCATCGTTGCGTGCGATTGTGATGCAGAATGGGAAAATCCATGTGCTCCAGGCACAGATTGTCTTAATCGAATATTATTAGTTGAATGTAGCCCTGGTATTTGCCCAGCTGGTGCCAAATGTAAAAATCAAGCATTTGTACAAAGACAATATCCAGCTATGGAACCATTTCATACTGTAGGACGTGGTTGGGGTCTTAGAAGTTTAGAACATATTAAAGCTGGTCAGTTTGTTATAGAATATGTAGGTGAAGTTATAGATGAAGCTGAATACAAACGAAGACTACATAGGAAGAAGGAATTAAAGAacgagaatttttattttttaactatagataataatagaatGATCGACGCTGAACCAAAAGGCAATTTAAGTCGGTTTATGA ATCATTCGTGTTCACCAAATTGCGAAACGCAAAAATGGACAGTTAATGGAGATACGCGTATAGGTCTGTTTGCATTATGCGATATCGAGCGCGGCGAAGAATTGacctttaattataatttagctTGTGATGGAGAAACTCGAAAGCCCTGCCTTTGTGGAGCGCCAAATTGTAGTGGTTTTATAGGTTTAAAAGTACAGAAACCACAAGTAACTACACCTTCAACAACAGGAATTCAACagaaaaaatttgataaaatcgataaaatgaaACGTCAAAAAAG gtTGAGGAAGCATGTACTGTGTTGGAGTTGTGGGCAGGAAATTGAAAAGTTGACAGAGTTTGTCGTTTGCGATCAAAAGACATGCAATAAAAAGTATCATAAATCTTGCGTGATCATTGATGATACAGATTCGAGATTCAGTTGTCCTTGGCATCATTGTGCAGAGTGTCGTCGTAGAACATCTGCACATTGTTCGTTTTGCAGTGCTGCTTTTTGTCAAG TACATCTGGATGGGAATTTATTTGAGTACAGTGAAAAAGCTGGTTTTGTCTGTAAGTTGCATGAAAGTATGGATATGCAAAGATCTGCTGAAGATGAAAAAGATTATTCGGATAATGATACTGAAACAGACAAAGAACACTCTTCTACAGGTTCCAATAGTCCATTGATCATAATGGAAAAATCAGTACCGCGTGAACCCTCACCAAGAGTTTCCATAATAGAG CATCCTCTCCCTGACATTGGCAGTAGTGAGAAGTAG